The region TATTTGTTTTTAAATTTATCAATACGACCAGCGGTATCGATAAGTTTGCTCTCTCCTGTATAGAATGGGTGAGATGTGCGAGAAATCTCTAATTTGATCAAAGGATATTGTGTTCCTTCAAAATCGATGGTCTCACTAGTATTTGCAGTAGACTTGGTAATGAAAACTTCTTCATTAGACATATCCTTAAATGCTACTAATCTATAATTCTCTGGGTGTATTCCTTTTTGCATGACTTTAATCTTATTCTTTAGCGGCTGCAAATTTAATTATTTTTCTTTAAATAACAACCTTTTAATTCCTAATTAATTTAAAACAAATGTAAGCCTTAAAACCACACCTCCTAGCTTTATATTTGCGTTCTTATTTAAAAAACATTTTTGTGGACCAAACGATCAAGAGAAACTCCTTTATTTTAGGACTTATAGGAGCTTTAGTTACCCTATCAATCTACATGTACATGTGGCAAGCCCAGGATTATTTAAATCCGCTATTAAACACATCTATATACATATACCCTATCCTATTTGGTGTCATCGCACAAGTATGGGCGAGAGTCGTAATGAAAGGCAAGGTTTCTTTTAAACAAGTTATTTTGGCTTACTTCATTTGTATCCTTTTGGTTTTTATAACCGAATCTGTTACCTATTACCTTTTGCTTAATCATATTGATACCAACGCCAAAGAAATTTTATTACAAGCATGGCGCGGCATTAACGATAAGACTCAGAGCAATCTAGCTCAGGTTAAAGTATTCAAAGAACCTTCTTTTTCTTTATCAGAATTTGCCTTAGGTTTTGCGACTAAAACACTGATGTTTACCGTTCCTGGACTGATTACTGGACTCGTTATAAGTAAAATTCCGCGTACAGTTTCTAACGGTTTGCAAGATCAATTATAAGAAGCAACCTATATTTGCACTTTAAAACACTTTTTAATCCTTTGCAAACAACAGATCTCTCCATCGTAATACCGCTTCTAAATGAGGCTGATTCGCTTCCAGAATTACAGGCATGGATCGATCGTGTCATGGAAACCACCGTTTTATCTTATGAAGTTATTTATATAGATGATGGAAGTACCGATGGAAGTTGGAACATTATAAGCTCGCTTTCGCGAAAGCGGCATCAAGAACATGCTCCTAACCCTATAAAAGGCATCAAGTTTTACACGAACTATGGGAAGTCCCAGGCGTTACACGCAGGTTTTAAACTCGCACAAGGAAAAGTAGTTATTACTATGGATGCCGATCTTCAGGACTCTCCAAATGAGATTCCAGAGCTCTATGAAATGATTACAGAAGGGGGTTTTGATCTCGTCAGTGGCTGGAAAAAGAAACGTTACGACAGTGTTATTTCTAAAAACTTACCAAGTAAACTTTTTAATTGGGCAGCCCGTAAAACCAGCGGTGTGCAACTCAATGATTTTAATTGCGGATTAAAAGCCTACAAAAGTGAAGTCGTAAAAAACATAGATGTTCACGGAGAGATGCACCGTTATATTCCTGTTTTAGCTAAAAACGCAGGATTTGCAGACATCACACAAAAAGAAGTCGTCCATCAAGCCCGTAAATACGGTACGACTAAATTCGGTTACGAGCGTTTTATCAATGGCTTTTTAGATTTGATCACTATTGCATTTATTTCAAAGTACGGGAAACGACCTATGCACCTCTTTGGCAGCTTAGGTGTCATCATGTTTTTGTTAGGCTTTATAATCGCAGGCTACGTGGGCAGTTCAAAGCTCTATCTTATGGCATATGACCTTCCTTATAATTTAGTAACAGATAATCCTTGGTTTTTTATAGCCTTAACCAGCATGATACTAGGAACACTTTTCTTTATTGCAGGGTTCTTAGGAGAACTTATTCTAAGAAATGGCCATCAAGGGAATCGCTATAAAGTGGCTGAAGAAATTTAGTAGGCAGTAAGCAGGTTGATTTTCAATAAGTTGTAAATATGAGTAGGCAGTAGTCTTGGTACAACTAATTACTAAACCCAATAGATTTATCTCAAAATAATACTGCCGATTACTCTAACGAGTAGGCAGTAGGCAGGCTGATTTACAGCAAGCTGTAAATGTGAGTAGGCAGTCACTACTTCGTAAAGCGTATAGCAAGCTCATTCCATTTTGTTTACTTAGCTATCAAAACCAACTACTGCCTACTCAAATTTGTGAGCGCAGCAAACAAATGAACCTGCCTACTGCCTACTGCCTACTCAAATTTGTGAGCGCAGCAAACAAATCAACCTGCCTACTGCCTACTCAAATTTGTGAGCGCAGCAAACAAATCAACCTGCCTACTGCCTACTCTTTTTACTACCTACTTTATATTATATTTATATCATGAATAATAGCAAAGGATTTAAAGACTTGATCGTATATCAAAAAGCTTTTGATCAAGCGATGCAAATCATGAAACTATCAAGGTCCTTTCCTGCTCAGGAGAGATATAACCTTACTTCTCAAATAGTAAGATCTTCTAGGGCCGTTTGTAGTAATATTGCCGAAGGTTATCGCAAAAGAATTTATCCCAAGCATTTCGTTTCTAAAATGACAGATTCTGATAGTGAAAATTCAGAAACCGATATGTGGCTGGATTTTGTTGTTGCCTGTGAATATGATAACGAAGACAACATTGTCAAGCTACGTCATCTCAATAACGAAATAGGAAAAATGCTCAATTTCATGATCACCAATCCAGAAAAATTTCTTCCTAAAAAAGATAAGTAGGCAGTATAAATTATGATTTGCAACAGGTTAAAAATATGAGTAGGCAGTAGTCTTGGTACAACTAATTACTAAACCCAATAGATTTATCTCAAAATAATACTGCCGATTACTCTAACGAGTAGGCAGTAGGCAGGCTGATTTACAGCAAGCTGTAAATGTGAGTAGGCAGTCACTACTTCGTAAAGCGTATAGCAAGCTCATTCCATTTTGTTTACTTAGCTATCAAAACCAACTACTGCCTACTCAAATTTGTGAGCGCAGCAAACAAATCAACCTGCCTACTGCCTACTCAAATTTGTGAGCGCAGCAAACAAATCAACCTGCCTACTGCCTACTCAAATTTGTGAGCAAAGCGAACAAATCAACCTGCCTACCACCAGCTCAAATTTGTGAGCAAAGCAAACAAATGAACCTACCTACTGCCTACTCACATTTGTGAGCGCAGCAAACAAATCAACCTGCCTACCGCCTACTCAAATTTGTGAGCAAAGCAAACAAATGAACCTGCCTACTGCCTACTCAAATTTGTGAGCGCAGCAAACAAATCAACCTGCCTACTGCCTACTCAAATTTGTGAGCAAAGCAAACAAATGAACCTACCTACTGCCTACTCACATTTGTGAGCAAAGCGAACAAATCAACCCGCCTACTGCCTACTCTTTTTACTGCCTACTTATTCCTATATTTGTCTGAGAAAACAAGCTGACTACACATGAATAAAGACCATATCCTTAAAACGGCACAATCCTGGACTCACGAGCCATTTGACGAGGCTACTATAACACGCACACTAGCCTTGATTACAGCAGATAATGATGAGTTTCAAGAAGCATTCTACAAAGATCTAGAGTTTGGTACTGGTGGAATGCGAGGTATTATGGGAGTGGGAACCAACCGTATTAATAAATATACATTAGGTAAAAACACACAAGGTATTTCTCAATATTTAAACGAGCAATTTCCTGAGGAGCAAGTAAAAGTAGCTATAGCTTATGATTGCCGCCACAATTCTAAAGAACTCGCACAAGTTGTAGCAGATGTTTTCAGTGCTAATGGTATTCATGTATACCTTTTTGCAGAGTTGCGCCCTACTCCACTGCTTTCTTACACCGTAAAAGCAAAAGGATGCCATGCAGGAGTTGTACTGACGGCAAGTCATAATCCGCCGGAGTATAATGGTTACAAAGTATACTGGCAAGATGGCGGTCAGTTGGTCCCACCACAGGATCAAGAAATATTAGATATCATAGGATCCACGGACTTTAGTGAAATCAACTTTAATGGGAATCCTGAATTAATAGAATTCCTTACCGAGGAGGATGATAATGTCTTTATAGAAGGTAGTATCAAAGCCGGTAGAATAGCTGGCGATATAGATCGATCTCGATTAAAAATTGTTTTTACCAGTCTTCACGGTACGAGTATTACCTTAATACCAGAAACTTTAAAACGTGCTGGATATACAGATTTACACGTGGTTAAAGAACAAGCTTTTCCAGATGGTGATTTTCCAACGGTTAAATCTCCTAAC is a window of Nonlabens sp. MB-3u-79 DNA encoding:
- a CDS encoding type B 50S ribosomal protein L31, which encodes MQKGIHPENYRLVAFKDMSNEEVFITKSTANTSETIDFEGTQYPLIKLEISRTSHPFYTGESKLIDTAGRIDKFKNKYSKFKK
- a CDS encoding DUF4199 family protein, producing MDQTIKRNSFILGLIGALVTLSIYMYMWQAQDYLNPLLNTSIYIYPILFGVIAQVWARVVMKGKVSFKQVILAYFICILLVFITESVTYYLLLNHIDTNAKEILLQAWRGINDKTQSNLAQVKVFKEPSFSLSEFALGFATKTLMFTVPGLITGLVISKIPRTVSNGLQDQL
- a CDS encoding glycosyltransferase family 2 protein yields the protein MQTTDLSIVIPLLNEADSLPELQAWIDRVMETTVLSYEVIYIDDGSTDGSWNIISSLSRKRHQEHAPNPIKGIKFYTNYGKSQALHAGFKLAQGKVVITMDADLQDSPNEIPELYEMITEGGFDLVSGWKKKRYDSVISKNLPSKLFNWAARKTSGVQLNDFNCGLKAYKSEVVKNIDVHGEMHRYIPVLAKNAGFADITQKEVVHQARKYGTTKFGYERFINGFLDLITIAFISKYGKRPMHLFGSLGVIMFLLGFIIAGYVGSSKLYLMAYDLPYNLVTDNPWFFIALTSMILGTLFFIAGFLGELILRNGHQGNRYKVAEEI
- a CDS encoding four helix bundle protein; this translates as MNNSKGFKDLIVYQKAFDQAMQIMKLSRSFPAQERYNLTSQIVRSSRAVCSNIAEGYRKRIYPKHFVSKMTDSDSENSETDMWLDFVVACEYDNEDNIVKLRHLNNEIGKMLNFMITNPEKFLPKKDK